A genomic stretch from Diabrotica undecimpunctata isolate CICGRU unplaced genomic scaffold, icDiaUnde3 ctg00002619.1, whole genome shotgun sequence includes:
- the LOC140432036 gene encoding scoloptoxin SSD976-like: MTGRRRRYKSNEYRGLESPMERQVEIENSHDNSKNVEQVLGIGFAKFSGVRGKVIHHYTQLVWAKTDHVGCALTFYKNSTRWNFHLMACNYAPMGNYKYFSVYKQGTPASDCGKLPVNKKYPGLCGPDNL; the protein is encoded by the exons ATGACTGGGCGACGTCGAAGATATAAGAGCAATGAATATCGAGGACTGGAAAGTCCAATGGAGAGACAAGTGGAAATAGAAAATAGTCATGACAACAGCAAAAACGTAGAGCAAGTTCTGGGAATAGGATTTGCAAAATTCTCTGGCGTTA GGGGTAAAGTAATCCATCACTACACTCAATTAGTATGGGCTAAAACAGACCACGTTGGATGTGCTTTAACGTTCTACAAAAATAGCACCCGATGGAACTTCCATTTGATGGCTTGCAACTATGCCCCTATGGGCAATTACAAATATTTCTCAGTCTATAAGCAAGGTACACCTGCGTCAGATTGTGGGAAATTGCCAGTAAATAAAAAATACCCCGGACTATGTGGACCTGATAATCTTTAA